In one Candidatus Eremiobacterota bacterium genomic region, the following are encoded:
- a CDS encoding iron-containing alcohol dehydrogenase, with amino-acid sequence MKFEFATATRIVFGKGVKDELAKLSASFGSRAFVASGMPSAVRDPLLESLSSQQIGWSLFEVKSEPTMAMVREGTEKARAFRCDMVIGIGGGSAMDTAKAIGALLANDGDLLDFLEVIGKGMPLENPPFPVIAVPTTAGTGAEVTCNAVMESPEHRVKVSLRSALMFPRIALVDPLLTVGLPKEVTASSGLDALTQVIEPFVSHKANPMTDAICREGIARAGRSLRRAYECGTDEAAREDMSLVSLFGGMALSNAKLGAVHGFAGPLGGMFHGSHGALCASLLPHVTAANIRALRKRGSGRESLSRFDEIGRLLTGNEKAASREAVEWLETVCAALEVPPLSAFGVKEEDIPLVVEKAKGASSMQGNSVKLEDGELAEILAMALAGKSSVPQGRK; translated from the coding sequence ATGAAGTTTGAGTTTGCCACAGCCACCAGGATAGTCTTCGGGAAGGGGGTGAAGGACGAGCTCGCAAAGCTTTCAGCCTCCTTCGGATCCCGTGCCTTCGTGGCTTCAGGGATGCCTTCCGCGGTGCGCGATCCCCTGCTGGAAAGCCTTTCATCCCAGCAGATAGGCTGGAGCCTCTTTGAAGTGAAGAGTGAGCCCACCATGGCCATGGTGAGGGAAGGCACAGAGAAGGCCAGGGCTTTCCGGTGTGATATGGTAATCGGGATAGGCGGAGGGAGCGCCATGGACACCGCCAAGGCCATAGGGGCCCTCCTCGCCAATGACGGTGACCTCCTTGATTTTCTTGAAGTGATAGGGAAAGGCATGCCTCTGGAGAACCCGCCTTTTCCCGTCATTGCCGTTCCCACCACGGCGGGGACAGGAGCCGAGGTGACCTGCAATGCCGTTATGGAATCTCCGGAGCACAGGGTGAAGGTGAGTCTCAGGAGCGCTCTCATGTTTCCCCGTATCGCCCTTGTGGACCCTCTCCTCACGGTGGGCCTCCCGAAGGAGGTGACGGCAAGCTCGGGCCTTGATGCCCTCACGCAGGTCATTGAGCCTTTTGTATCCCACAAGGCAAATCCCATGACCGATGCGATCTGCCGTGAAGGCATCGCGAGGGCAGGGAGGTCCCTCAGGCGCGCTTATGAATGCGGAACAGACGAGGCAGCCAGGGAGGATATGTCGCTTGTGAGCCTTTTCGGTGGCATGGCCCTTTCAAATGCCAAGCTTGGTGCGGTCCATGGCTTTGCCGGCCCACTCGGGGGGATGTTCCACGGGAGCCATGGCGCTCTCTGCGCCTCGCTCCTTCCCCATGTGACGGCAGCAAATATAAGAGCCCTCAGGAAGCGCGGGTCAGGAAGGGAATCACTTTCACGATTTGATGAAATAGGGCGTCTTCTCACAGGCAATGAAAAGGCGGCCTCCAGGGAGGCCGTAGAGTGGCTGGAAACAGTGTGCGCGGCACTTGAGGTGCCTCCGCTGTCAGCTTTTGGAGTGAAGGAGGAGGATATTCCCCTCGTGGTTGAGAAGGCAAAAGGGGCAAGCAGCATGCAGGGAAATTCTGTGAAGCTCGAGGACGGTGAGCTCGCAGAGATCCTGGCGATGGCTCTCGCAGGGAAAAGCTCAGTCCCTCAGGGCAGGAAATAG